One part of the Rutidosis leptorrhynchoides isolate AG116_Rl617_1_P2 chromosome 1, CSIRO_AGI_Rlap_v1, whole genome shotgun sequence genome encodes these proteins:
- the LOC139902713 gene encoding tyrosine decarboxylase-like, giving the protein MNPLDPVEFRRQGHMMIDFLADYYENIQNYPVRSQVKPGYLLDTLPECAPLNPEPIETILNDVSNNIIPGITHWQSPNFFAHFPISASTAGFLGEMLLNGFNVVGFNWISSPAATELEIGVMDWLSKLLQLPKSFSFSSRGGGVIHNTTCEAFICTLLAAKEKIGKGNNSDKLVVYCSDQTHFSLLKATKIIGIKPENVRKILTTKSTNFQLLPQALDEVVKRDIEAGMIPMYLCATVGTTSTTAVDPLGPLCEVSSMYNMWVHVDAAYSGSACICPEFRHFLDGVEGASSFSFNAHKWLFTNLSCCCLWVKDRDAFTKPLTTDAEYLKNKATDSKGVVDYKDWQLQLTRRFLSLKLWLVIRSYGVNGLREMIRKHVKMAKEFERVMSMDKRFEIMVPRYFSMVCFRVSPYVIGQRYDTDDEANEFNKKLLERVNASGRVYMTHFVVGGVYGIRFAVGATLTEDKHIQMAWELVQDQTTSLLCEIKKDEVK; this is encoded by the coding sequence ATGAATCCTTTAGATCCAGTTGAATTCAGGAGGCAAGGTCATATGATGATAGACTTCCTTGCTGATTATTACGAAAATATCCAAAATTACCCTGTGAGAAGCCAAGTTAAACCAGGTTATTTACTTGATACTTTGCCCGAGTGTGCCCCGTTAAACCCCGAACCGATTGAAACCATACTCAACGATGTATCTAACAATATTATTCCGGGTATAACACATTGGCAGAGTCCAAATTTTTTCGCACATTTTCCAATAAGTGCAAGCACAGCAGGCTTTCTTGGTGAAATGCTACTTAACGGATTCAACGTAGTTGGATTCAATTGGATATCTTCTCCGGCAGCAACTGAATTAGAGATTGGTGTTATGGACTGGCTTTCAAAGCTACTCCAACTACCCAAATCTTTCTCGTTTTCAAGCCGTGGAGGTGGTGTTATACATAACACAACTTGTGAAGCCTTTATTTGCACTCTGCTTGCCGCGAAAGAGAAAATTGGAAAAGGAAACAACTCTGATAAACTCGTTGTTTACTGTTCTGATCAAACTCATTTTTCCCTACTCAAAGCGACCAAAATTATTGGGATCAAACCTGAGAACGTTCGAAAAATATTGACAACTAAGTCCACAAATTTTCAGTTATTGCCACAAGCACTCGATGAGGTGGTTAAAAGAGATATTGAAGCTGGGATGATTCCAATGTATTTATGTGCTACTGTCGGGACAACATCCACGACAGCTGTGGATCCATTGGGACCGTTGTGTGAGGTGTCAAGCATGTATAACATGTGGGTCCACGTGGACGCTGCGTACTCTGGAAGCGCATGCATTTGCCCGGAGTTTCGTCACTTTCTTGATGGTGTGGAAGGTGCAAGTTCTTTCAGTTTTAATGCACATAAATGGCTGTTCACAAATCTTTCTTGCTGTTGCCTTTGGGTGAAAGACAGAGATGCATTTACGAAACCTCTCACCACAGACGCGGAGTACTTGAAAAACAAAGCGACTGATTCGAAGGGTGTTGTGGATTATAAAGACTGGCAATTACAGTTAACGAGACGATTTTTGTCTTTGAAGTTATGGTTGGTGATAAGGAGTTATGGGGTGAATGGTTTGAGGGAGATGATAAGAAAACATGTGAAAATGGCTAAAGAATTTGAAAGAGTGATGAGCATGGACAAAAGGTTTGAGATAATGGTGCCTAGATATTTTTCTATGGTTTGTTTTCGAGTTTCTCCGTATGTGATTGGTCAGCGGTATGATACTGATGATGAAGCAAATGAGTTCAACAAAAAGTTATTGGAACGTGTGAACGCGAGCGGGCGTGTTTACATGACACATTTTGTGGTTGGAGGAGTTTATGGTATTAGATTTGCAGTTGGTGCAACTCTGACTGAAGATAAGCATATTCAGATGGCTTGGGAGTTAGTCCAGGATCAAACAACCTCATTGTTATGTGAAATTAAGAAAGATGAAGTGAAATAG